A window of the Henckelia pumila isolate YLH828 chromosome 3, ASM3356847v2, whole genome shotgun sequence genome harbors these coding sequences:
- the LOC140887183 gene encoding uncharacterized protein — translation MRVYMAEEMEEAVDHVEEEEEEEEDLGSSLTMEKVAAAKNFIENHFKSHMKDMQRRRQRRFMLEKVLANSGVSEEEQMDILKDLERKETEYMRLKRHKISVDDFELLTIIGRGAFGEVRLCREKKSGDIYAMKKLKKSEMLSRGQVEHVKAERNLLAEVASTYIVKLYCSFQDSEYLYLVMEYLPGGDIMTLLIREEHLTETVAKFYIAQSVLAIESIHKHNYIHRDIKPDNLLLDKNGHMKLSDFGLCKPLDCSNLTPINESEQMNEENFKRLVDANGCLPDKGDGSQWKSSLEQLQHWQMNRRTLAFSTVGTPDYIAPEVLLKKGYGIECDWWSLGAIMYEMLVGHPPFYSDDPITTCRKIVHWRNHLKFPDEARLTPEAKNLIRRLICDVELRLGSHGAEEIKAHPWFKDIKWDKLYEMEAAYKPQVNGELDTQNFMKYDEVDPPPIKSSSGAWRKLRDPKDLSFVGYTYRNFEAIKGTKSLDSGMPVSLDRLSTDSTQSDHTVDYDA, via the exons ATGCGCGTATACATGGCGGAGGAGATGGAGGAGGCGGTGGATCAtgtggaggaggaggaggaagaagaagaagatttgGGGTCAAGTCTCACCATGGAAAAAGTCGCCGCCGCTAAGAATTTCATCGAGAATCATTTCAAAAGCCATATGAAAGACATGCAGCGACGCAGACAAAG GCGTTTCATGTTAGAGAAGGTGTTAGCTAATTCAGGTGTATCCGAGGAAGAGCAAATGGATATTTTGAAAGACTTGGAACGCAAAGAGACAGAGTATATGCGACTTAAGCGGCACAAGATTTCAGTTGATGATTTTGAGCTCTTAACCATCATAGGGAGAGGGGCCTTTGGAGAG GTTAGACTGTGCCGGGAAAAAAAATCTGGTGACATTTATGCAATGAAGAAGTTGAAAAAGTCAGAAATGCTCAGTAGGGGACAG GTTGAACATGTGAAAGCTGAGAGGAATTTGTTAGCCGAGGTGGCCAGCACATACATTGTGAAACTTTATTGTTCTTTTCAAGATTCTGAATACCTGTATTTGGTAATGGAATACCTACCTGGTGGAGACATTATGACATTACTCATAAGAGAAGAGCACTTAACTGAAACAGTAGCTAAATTTTATATTGCACAAAGTGTTCTGGCGATAGAATCCATCCACAAGCATAACTATATCCACAG GGATATTAAACCGGATAACCTTCTGTTGGATAAAAATGGTCATATGAAGCTCTCTGATTTCGGCCTTTGCAAGCCTCTGGACTGCTCAAATTTGACTCCCATAAATGAAAGCGAACAGATGAATGAAGAGAACTTTAAGAGACTGGTTGATGCCAATGGATGCTTACCTGATAAGGGAGATGGAAGCCAATGGAAGAGTTCTCTTGAGCAATTGCAACATTGGCAAATGAATAGGAGAACACTG GCATTTTCAACTGTCGGCACGCCTGATTACATTGCTCCTGAAGTATTACTGAAAAAAGGATATGGGATCGAGTGTGATTG GTGGTCTCTAGGTGCCATTATGTATGAGATGCTTGTTGGTCACCCCCCATTCTATTCTGATGATCCAATAACAACATGCAGAAAG ATTGTGCACTGGagaaatcatttaaaatttccAGACGAAGCAAGGTTAACTCCTGAAGCAAAGAACCTGATCCGTAGGTTAATCTGCGATGTTGAATTAAGGCTGGGGTCTCATGGGGCAGAAGAAATAAAG GCTCATCCATGGTTCAAAGATATTAAGTGGGACAAACTTTATGAGATGGAAGCAGCATATAAACCACAGGTTAATGGGGAACTTGATACTCAGAATTTTATGAAATACGACGAG GTGGATCCACCGCCGATAAAATCTAGTTCAGGGGCTTGGAGGAAG TTGCGTGATCCAAAAGATTTGAGTTTTGTCGGATACACATATAGAAATTTTGAGGCCATCAAAGGAACCAAGTCCCTTG ACAGTGGAATGCCAGTGTCACTCGATCGCTTGTCAACCGATTCTACTCAGA GTGATCATACAGTGGATTATGATGCATAG